One part of the Cyclobacteriaceae bacterium genome encodes these proteins:
- a CDS encoding ABC transporter ATP-binding protein translates to MSQLVLLAEELTKSYPSGATQLTVLDKVSFAVHQGNTLAIIGPSGSGKTTLLGLCAGLDVASSGSISLMGFKLNAMSEDDRAYIRNQYVGFVFQNFQLLATLTALENVMVPLELRGVKNVSAKAKELLSRVGLEGRMHHYPSQLSGGEQQRVAMARAFITDPKILFADEPTGNLDEENSHHITDLLFTLNKEQGTTLVLVTHNLELARKTERILRMKGGKLVEEEIVAAL, encoded by the coding sequence ATGTCCCAGCTTGTTCTCCTCGCAGAAGAATTAACCAAATCGTACCCCTCAGGAGCTACCCAGCTTACCGTATTGGATAAGGTGAGTTTTGCTGTCCATCAGGGCAATACACTAGCGATAATCGGGCCATCCGGTAGCGGTAAAACAACTTTGTTAGGGTTATGTGCCGGACTGGATGTGGCCAGCAGCGGATCTATTTCGCTAATGGGTTTTAAACTCAATGCCATGAGTGAGGACGACCGGGCTTATATCCGAAATCAATATGTAGGGTTTGTTTTTCAGAATTTCCAGTTGCTGGCTACACTCACAGCATTGGAAAATGTAATGGTGCCGTTGGAATTGCGTGGTGTGAAAAATGTCTCTGCGAAGGCAAAAGAATTATTATCACGGGTCGGGCTTGAAGGCAGGATGCACCATTACCCATCTCAACTATCAGGAGGGGAACAGCAACGTGTCGCCATGGCTCGCGCTTTTATCACTGACCCCAAGATTCTTTTTGCCGATGAACCAACCGGCAATCTGGACGAAGAAAATTCACATCACATTACCGATTTGCTGTTTACCCTGAATAAAGAACAAGGCACCACACTGGTATTGGTTACGCATAACCTGGAACTGGCCCGAAAAACCGAGCGTATTTTGCGCATGAAGGGTGGAAAATTGGTGGAAGAAGAAATCGTTGCTGCTTTATGA
- a CDS encoding arylesterase — MVGKFSWIIVSLLFLQGSTTVKTIMFYGDSLTAGYGLSTEEAFPALLEKKLNTQSTRCKVINAGLSGETSAGGLSRIDWVLRQPVDIFVLELGGNDGLRGLPLEQTKANLQAIIDKVKAKNPAVKIVVAGMMVPPNMGKDYTTQFKDVFPELAKKNKATLIPFLLEGVGGNEKLNLPDGIHPNVEGHKIIATNLVNFIGPLL, encoded by the coding sequence ATGGTCGGAAAGTTTAGCTGGATTATTGTATCTCTCCTATTTCTCCAAGGTTCAACTACGGTGAAAACCATTATGTTTTATGGCGACAGTCTTACGGCCGGATACGGCCTATCGACAGAAGAAGCTTTTCCTGCCCTGCTTGAAAAAAAGCTGAATACCCAATCGACCCGATGTAAGGTGATTAATGCCGGGTTGAGCGGTGAGACATCGGCTGGCGGATTATCCCGTATCGACTGGGTGTTACGTCAACCGGTTGACATTTTTGTGCTGGAATTAGGCGGCAATGATGGTTTGCGTGGTCTGCCGCTTGAACAAACCAAGGCCAACCTGCAGGCCATTATTGATAAAGTGAAAGCCAAAAACCCTGCTGTTAAAATTGTTGTGGCCGGTATGATGGTACCCCCTAATATGGGCAAAGATTACACCACTCAATTTAAAGACGTGTTCCCTGAACTGGCCAAAAAAAATAAAGCAACGCTAATCCCTTTTTTACTGGAAGGTGTAGGCGGAAATGAAAAACTTAATTTACCAGATGGTATTCACCCGAATGTAGAGGGGCATAAAATTATTGCAACTAACCTGGTGAACTTTATAGGCCCATTGCTATAA